A region from the Acyrthosiphon pisum isolate AL4f chromosome A1, pea_aphid_22Mar2018_4r6ur, whole genome shotgun sequence genome encodes:
- the LOC100573931 gene encoding uncharacterized protein LOC100573931, with protein MQTPVTWFVCLLLLVTRSTSGYTIDEHRAEDYEADQKESKQRDIKPESVLMGIAKTLIGGKMGATSGQNHYCIDRDVYQRSARGFCKLSSLTTLSSPCKFFKMANGFCDLPDILASI; from the exons ATGCAGACGCCGGTGACATGGTTCGTGTGCCTACTTCTGTTGGTGACTCGGTCCACTTCGGGATACACGATCGACGAACATCGTGCGGAGGACTACGAAGCCGACCAGAAAGAGAGTAAACAGCGAGATATAAAACCGGAGTCTGTGTTAATGGGCATCGCCAAGACGTTGATCGGTGGCAAAATGGGAGCGACCAGTGGTCAA aacCACTACTGTATAGACCGTGATGTATACCAGAGGTCAGCCCGGGGTTTCTGCAAACTGTCCTCTCTGACCACTTTGTCCAGTCCCTGTAAATTTTTCAAGATGGCCAACGGATTTTGCGATCTGCCCGACATCTTGgctagtatttaa